In Arachis hypogaea cultivar Tifrunner chromosome 17, arahy.Tifrunner.gnm2.J5K5, whole genome shotgun sequence, a single window of DNA contains:
- the LOC112762886 gene encoding uncharacterized protein encodes MHERLIDIIDKPAVTAPVPKEDGSIDNEATKAYEKYLENCLTAKCIILASMGSDLQRQHQDMDPPTIVEHLKKMYGAQSKMARYQLSKTLFRSTLDVDFPVGPHVLKMIDLIEQLEKLGCKLGKELSQDLILQSLLETFLQFIVSFNMIKVSCDLHEMLNMLIDYENQIAYEKKKGVAMILEVLIIFVIRCGDYE; translated from the exons ATGCATGAAAGGCTAATTGATATAATCGATAAGCCTGCTGTAACGGCCCCAGTTCCTAAAGAGGATGGAAGTATTGATAATGAGGCAACCAAGGCTTATGAGAAGTACTTGGAAAATTGTCTTACTGCCAAATGCATCATTCTGGCATCCATGGGTTCTGATCTTCAAAGGCAACATCAGGATATGGATCCACCAACTATTGTTGAACATCTTAAGAAGATGTATGGTGCACAAAGTAAGATGGCCCGAtatcaattgtccaaaactttgtTTAGATCCACACTTGATGTGGACTTTCCTGTTGGACCCCATGTTCTTAAGATGATTGATCTTATTGAACAACTCGAGAAGTTAGGATGCAAATTGGGCAAAGAACTTTCACAAGATTTGATCTTGCAATCTCTTCTAGAAACATTTTTACAATTCATTGTTAGCTTTAATATGATTAAAGTAAGCTGTGATCTTCATGAAATGCTCAACATGCTAATTGATTATGAGAATCAAATTGCATAtgagaaaaagaaaggagttgCTATG ATACTGGAAGTGCTCATAATATTTGTAATTCGTTGCGGGGACTACGAGTAA